gcaatgcattttttttaaatcccaccATGAGGGGAGAAGGCTTTTGGCAGAAGGGGGAGTTTTTTAGGGAAGGGTAGGTGGTGGGAGGCAGGACATGATGGATAATAACACTTAAAACAGTTCCTTCTTGTGTTCTGGGAGATACTATTCAGAACAAAGCCCTTCAGCTACATTTTAgtcaaaacaggaaaatcaaCTCAGACCATACAGACCAAGAGTAATTTTAACTCCTGCACATACTTTTGGGGAACATGAGGAGCAGccagtggcagcagcaaagAGCCCATTCCAGCCTCACTCACACAAAACTACACTGATCCCAAACCTCTTAATCCTCACCATCACACAGCTGAAGGTGTAAGATCTGAGGATGCCCCAAGTTTGAGTAAACCTTAACTGTTACATACTTGGATATTAAGTTTTATAATGGATTCTACGGCATCAAAAGAGAGTTTTTGGTGAATGGCTCAAAACTCAGAATGGGGAAAGTACTTAATGAGTTTTGGCAAATAATATTGAGTAGGTTAAATAAAATGCTGAAGGCATTAAAAATCATTGAGGATACATAATGTTACACAGGCTGAAATTCACCagataacaaaaacatttcatgaGAGATTTTGAAAATGAGCCTATTCTTTCCAGATCATTAGTTGCCAATGGTCTACACAGGGAAAAGCCAGATCCTCCACACCAGGAGTGCCAAAAACTTCCACGTTTTTCTCCTTATTCTGTGACACAGACTGCCTCAAAAAGGCCCATTTCAGAGGCTGTTGCAAGAAACCTGTCACGGAAGGTAGAGAAAGGATGTTGTTGGGGGAACACTATCTTTGCTGCCATCCAATTTCATCAAAGGATATTTGCTGCTTGGTCCCAGCATCTGGATGGAATTGGCCTGCTTTAAAGTGCctcaacatattttttttctttttttgattttttttgcctttgacTACTTCTTATAAAACACATTCTGCTGGATTGACACCAAAGACTGGCTTGACAGTGTGTCACTTTAAACAGcccaggtgacagaggctggATAAGTATGGTGACATCCTGGCAGTACAATTTAAATCTCCCCATCTTAATTGTCCCTGTAACCAGCTTGCATTCTGTTTGTATTCCACCTGAAATCCCCTCACCTGTGCATCCCTTGTTGGGATAGGAACTGGAAGGGTCTGGGTCTTCAGGGTCTTCTGCTCAATTTTCCCTGCATCAGCAATCACTGCACTTTGTAGTCAGTCTTcccttgtgtttgttttcttgcagaAATGGAGCAAGtgccacacacacaaaccccacagGAAGTGGCTGAATAGCAGAATCATGCAAAACCAGACGATCCATTTGCAAAGTCAGACCCTCTTTTTAGTCCTATTATTGTTGTTCATCCTCCAATAATCCAGCCAGAGCTCTTTTCCTTGAGTACAGCATTGGTTTGCTTTCAGATGGAATCAGTCTCCTTCATCTGCACAGCTCCTTTCATacctgcacacagcagcagccctgatTCATGCAGGCTTGTGTGTGTCCTTTCCCAGAAACTCAtccagcactggagcaggcaATAGAAGCCACAGCACACGAGGATGTTAAGACATCACAAATATAACACCTTGTTTCTGCCCCATACCCAAAGTACACTCAGATTAAACAGTACCTGAGTGTGGGACTGATAATGTTTGTTAAAACACCAGTTGATTCACAGTAAAATACATTAATCACCCCACTGAGAAGTTAACTTCTACTCAGGTAAGCATGCATTGCTTCAGAAGGGAGAGCTATATTAGCACCTAAGCCAGCAAGGTAAAAGGTTTTTTAGGTCACTGAGAGTAGCAGGAGCTCTGTGGGTGCCTGGCAGGCACTGCTTAATGTGCAGCCCAGCCCCTTCTCCTGGGAGCTCTACCACATTTAACCCAGGGAGCACAGCTCTGAAGAAGTGATTAGATTTCATGCTGTGGTTGCAAAGTAGGAATAACATGCAAAATGGGATTAAGTTTTAATATAATCTCCTATCTCACAGTCCTGGACCACCTAGTAATGTCAGTGAGATAATTCTAAGtttattaactttaaaaaaggCATCAAACTtcaaagggaaagcaaaaaaatatgcTGGTGATGTCAAGAGCATGCTGTATGACCAGTGAGTCAGTGTTACTAACTACATTTTCGCTGTCTTCCACTGGCCCTGAGCTATTTCCCCAATCTCTGAATGGGctgacacagccacagcagggcagtgAAGTGTGTGGCACCAGAGGTCAAAacagctccatccccagggcagctgctttGTGTGAAAGGTAAGGGAACTCTGCACCTGGGAAGAGCTTCCCAGGCTGTGAAGGAAATTCTCAAATGGAAGTccacactgaaaataaatccaTACTGGAAATTACTTCAGATGCAAGCAAAGAGAAGCAAAGGAGATTTGTGCTGCAAACAACATTCTTGCTTTTTTTACCAAGTGGGAACCCCACTGAATTCACAGGCTTTGCTGTTTGGTGCACCCTGGGGGTGCAATAGCCACTGGAAGTGCAATTTTGATATCCTTTAGTTCTCAGAAACTGTGAACTTGGCCCTCCCTTCACTGTGCTAGTTCTTGGAGACACTGTCCCAGTGGCTATGAACTCAAGCTGGGAATAGCAGCAACCACCTAACCCTACAAGCCTCCTCAGATTCCAATGCAAGAAAAAATCAGGAGAGTTATTCTGAATTTAACTAGGGAAACATACAGGAATACGGAACTGAATACAGTGTATTCAAATACATCCTCTCTAGATACTTTTCCCTGttctgtttggggttttttgtttggtttgttttttttcccctgaagctTGTGTTACCAGTTAAGCACCGTCTCCTACCTACTTTGTTAAACACCTCCTGTCTCACACCTGGGAGAGACCCAGACCACATCTGGGCTGTGACCCTCACCCAGCCTCTTCAGATCTATGCAAGAGGCCACATTTGACCAAGGCACCAGTGCAGCCCACTTTGTCAACACACACTTTATGGAAAGCCTGTGAAAAGTAGTGGGAAGTGCATCCTTAAGTGTTCTGCTGAGGGAGGTCTAAAGCCCTACAGCCCCATTCTCATACAGGTTGAGCAGACAATTCCTTGAGCTCCAGGTAAagtgctgctgaggagctggcAATGCATAGCCAGAACCTGCCGATCCTACTACTGACAACCTTCTACTCACAACTTTCAGGTTCTGAAGTCTTCCTGTTCTCAGCTCTCCTTGCCTGTCTGATTACTTTGACTCAAAAGAAACTCTACTGGAAGTAAGCAGAGTTAGAGGAGTGCCATTGAAATTACACCACATCAAGTTTTACAGAGTTTCATCCCTTGGTTCTGCAGGATAGTCAAATGTAACACAGCACATACAGCTAAAATACGTGCAAAAAGTAATTTACTTTTACTAATTTGCTTAAAGCATTGTTGCCttaaagaaatcacagaaaaagaGTAAGTTTGCCTTAATATAATGATAATTCAAAGCTTTTACAGAAGATGATCTGCACCAGAAGAATAAAATAGAGCAACAGAATGAAGTATCGTCATCCATCTATGCTAGTTTTGTCCATCCTTTTTGAATGAACACATTTCCCAGGGCACTGCTTCCCCAGCATAGCATCTCTAGGTTTCACACCAACCTACAACTACACCATTTTTGAATATGTAACTTATATATAAACTTATATATAACTTGAGGTAGTCACCAGTCACCAAATAGGAAATCATGTTTCTTCTTGAAAGAGGTAATTAGCTAGGCTCTGGCTCTAAAGACATTGCAAACGAGATTTACTTCTCATTAGCCATCAAAGCCACAGTTGTGCCATAATTATAGAAGTacttaaacagaaataaaaccttaGATGCTTGTGGCACAGCAGTTTGCTCTTCACAGTGGTTTAAAATGTATGCTAGcagtttattatttaaatatattttcatgagGTGAATGTGACAGAAACTGCTGCATTCCAGTTACAAAGCAATGCTAAAGAAGAATTAAGAATTACAGTTAAGTTTTGTATTATCATGTAAATGACAAGGGAATGTCACATGGGATTCTGTGCATTGTTCGTAGAGATAAATGCAGTGAACTATAAATACAAGCTCAATAGAGAGCCTTGACAGTTCAGCAGCTGAACGAAAGCTAGTCTTGCAGGCTGCTGGGACATATTGAAATAAATACTCATACACAAAGATGCACTTTCTAACATATCTAATTAATTAACcattaattttgtttgcaaaacTGTTGTCTTACTAAAAAAACTatcccccaaaacctccaaaacACTGTAATGGCCAATGAAAATTGTCTTTATGTGAAGTTTACTCTAAATAATGAATAGACCAAAGACCTCCTGTAGATAGGAATGCACAGCCCTCCCGAGTTCAAGGGAGGGTTAGTGCTCGGCACTGAAAACAGCACCTATTTGCACAGCAGCCACTGGGGCATGCTGCTGCCTTCATCGAGAGCTGCCTGTCCAGATGTAGAAGAGATTATGCTGCTGTTTGATTATAGCAGGATATATACTGGCATTTGGGGTCTAAAAGGGATTAGTTTATCCGTTGTCCTTATTCTGGCTGTTATTTCGAGCCATACAATGGCCTCTTCTATGAATACTGGTAcatttaaaaaagcaagcaagcgatgccaatattttattttgtacgTCCACTGGTACTACTTCGCCGTAGAACAGAATtctgtaggggaaaaaaacccatcaacTATTTCAGAATGATTAAAAAGTTTTCCTGTTCTTCATTGCAAAGATAACCAAAATGGGAAGACAGTATGAACACCACTGAAAGCACTCCAATTCCTGGACAAACCTTTGAAGCAGGAACAGCTGAACCTGCGCCAGGTTGGTATCCAGTCCCAGCACCCAAAAAGGCTGACAGCAGCTAGCCCACACCAGCTCTGTCAGTTTGCTGAAACTAACCGCTTCAGTTATCTTGGGGTTAGCCCAGGCAGTCCATTTCAGGCTTTGAAAACCAGATAAATGTCTATTCAGATGAAGCACTCACACTACTTTAGCCACTCCAAGAGCTTTTCCCCTTTCAGGAACACCTAGGAAAGCTAAACTCTACCCCTCCTTGCCTCAGAGGGACTGAGTAAAAGTTCATTCTGTTCAGTCGAGTGACAAGCTGTGAAGTGGTGACCTCCATCACCCATCACGAAAGACCTAGGAGATGCATGCTTCCTTGTCAAAGCTCAGGCAAACATCCAGGCCACCGAAGGCAAAACATTAACACACTTTACTGGAATATCAGTTTCTTTAGTATGTTACAGAAAAGTTTATGAACATATATAATGTACATAAAAGGCAgactttgtaaaataaaaaggtcttctattaaaaaaatattaaaaagtcaaAGTAAAGTGCATGAAACAGTTTTTCCTCCACTTTAACTATTGTGTCAAAGTCTTAGCACgtagcaatattttttaaaaatgggagaTCTTCTTATGCCACCCATTAGTCAGTTACTTTACAGGTAAGATGAAATTATGATGATTACAAACAAACCCTTAAGAATCAGAACAGTTTAACCCAATgaatccacaaaaaaaacccctaagaATATGGGCTTCCTGTACACTTTTCATCAACAAGATTTAACAATCAGTGGAAAGGTTCACTCTCGTTAAAGAAAACTGGTAGGAAACAAGTTTCATGAATAGGGCAGTTTCACTAGTTAGGGGCTTCCCTATTGTGCAATCAGTTCTTGGTCTATGAATATCAAcattcatatttaaatatgcCGTTGCAAAAggaataatatataaaaaaatttcTGCCTGCCTTCGTTGAAAGGAAACAAGTTACTCGACCCCAATCCAGACAAAAGACAACTGCTTTCCTATGGGGTCTCTTAAGAGGGTGAGTTCATTAAGAGAATTAAGGGAAAGCAGTGAAGATGCTGAACCCTCTTATTTTTCCAACTCTGGGGGCAGAGTCCTGGAGTGGAACCGGGCCGTAATTATAGCGATGGTGTTCTGCATCTTCAGAATCCTTGACAAAGCGAATGAATCGCTGCTCTCGACAGCCCCGGCAGGCAGGTAGCCCATTATCTCCCCCGTCCCCGGCAGTCACAGCGACTACGGGGAACCGAGGTGGCAGGCTGGCTCAGCTGCGGCCCGCGGCCGCTGCCGGGGCAAGTCAGCCGCGCTGCCCGGGAGCAAAGGAAAGCCGGAGCGCTGCGGCCCCGGGGCGCTCAGAGCACGGCGGCCTGGGCGCGGCAGTGGGCGATGTGGCGGTGCACGAAATCGACGCGGGCCTGCAGGAGCTCGGCCTGGCGCTCGGAGAGGAAGCCGAGGCGCGCCCAGAGCGGCTCCCGCGCCCGGTACCGGCGGCGCAGCTCGGCGGCAGCGCTGCGGCGGCGGTGCAGCTCGGCCACCCGACGGGCCGTGCCCTCACGGAACACGCACACGGAGCGGAGCAGCGGCTCGTTGTAGGGGTCCCACATGGCGAGGAGGCGGTAGCCGTGCACCAGCCCCGCCTCGTTGTCCATGAAGACGAGCCCGCCGTCGGGGGCGCGGAGCAGGTTGCTGGTGGCGCGGCGCATCACCCGCGGGTCCCACTGCAGGCTGAAGAGGTTGCTGACCAGGCGGTCGAAGTTGGCCGTCAGGTAGTCGAAGAGGATCAGATCGCTCCACTgcaccagctccaccagctgcGACGGCGACAGCCCGTCCAACTCCCCCGCCGACAGCGGCTGCAGCCGCCGGCCAGCGCCCGCCTCGGCGCCCCAGGGCGCGGGAGCCACCACGGCGGTGAGATTGTCCACCCAGCGGGTCAGGCTGACCACGGCACCCTCGGCCCAGTGCGAGCCACGCAGCTCCTCGCGCACCGGCTCCCACTGACGCCCGCGGGCTTCCACCAGGGCGAGGGCCATAGGCGGCAGCCGCTCCTGCATGCCCAGCACCCCGGCCAGGTGATACGAGAGCGCCTCGCCCTGGATCTGCTCCGGGTTGATGCCGTAGCGGACGCAGGCGCGGCTCCCGTCCGACAGCCGCGCCAGCCGGTTGGAGCTGCGCCCGCAGCCGCCCCGCTCCAGCGAGGCCACGCGGGCTGCGCGGGCGGCCGACAGCCacgccgccgcctcctccgccGCGAAGCCCGGCGGCACCTGCTCTTCCAGCTCACGGCTCCAGAAGATGCCCCGCTCCACCGGGGAGGCGGTGTCGGCCGGCGGCTGCGAGTTGGTCACAGCGAGCCGCTCCTCAGCGTACCGCTCCTCCCGGTCCGTCGCCGCCGCCGGCACCGCCAGCAGCGTCCGAAAAGTTTtctgcccgccgccgccggactcgccccgcgccgccggggagcgcccccagccccatcGCCCCGGGGACTGCCCGGCGGGCGGGCGCAGTTCCGGCAGCGCCGCCGTCTCCCGCCGCAGCAGCACCGTCCAGAGCCCCGGCAGGgcgcccagcagcagcagccccagcacaggcagggggCCCGGTGCGGCCCGCCTCGCCCGCTTCATCCTCACGCCGCTTCACGCCGCTACCGCGGGACGCGGCGGCGGTGCAGCCCCGCCGCTCGGCCGCTCAGCGCAGCGCTGGCGCATGGCCGCGGGCCGGATCTGCCGcccggggagcggcggcgggagcaCACGAGCCCAGGCGGCTGCCCCACGCCGCGTGCGCCCAGCTCTGCCGGCGGCCAGGAGACACCGGCACCACACCACGTGGGGGAGccgaggggggggggggggcgcgcccggcccgccccgtCTCCTGGCGTGGCCCTCCGCTTCAAACGGCGATGGTCTGCGCGGTGGGGGTGGCGGTCCCACAAGCGGCGGAGAGCCTCGTCGAAGAAGCGGAAGGGTTGCGGATGGCGTGGGAGCCGAGCCGGTCGCCCGCCCGCGGGAAGGGAGAGCGCTGCGGCGCGGGCGCTTGGCCCGCCGGTTCCTCCTCGCCGCTGCAGGCAGCACAAAGGAGCCTGCACACCGAGGGAGGaaagaggggagggggaagaggaagaggaaggcgGTACGCACGCCAGCGGGGCCGCCCCCCGCGCCGGTGCACGGGCGGCCGCGGAGCCCCGGGCGGGACCGCGCCTCCTCCCGCCCTCGGTCGCACGGCAGGGTCGCGCCGCGGTCAGAGGCAGAGCGGCACCCCCTCCGCTCCATCACCCGTCACCTCCAGCCCGGCGCTCGGGACCGCGCGGTGGCCGGGAGCCGGCAGGTGGTTGCACAAAGGGATCGTTGCAAACACGAGCACCGCGCGGTGCACACCCGGACAGACACCTGTCCGCCCGGCAGCGGAACCGGACCCACCCGCACACCGCTGCGTGATGCCGGGGCTCCCTGCCGGGCAGGGCCGCCAGTGACCGAGGGCGAGGCGCGGTGGTGAGACCCCATGGAGCATCACCTGTTCTTCCCGCTTCGCTGGAGGCCCGCCTGCACGGAGGGCGGCGTCCTTCGCGTCCTTTTACACCGGGATGTTTGCGGTGCTCAAGCACCAGGTGTGTCACGGAGTCTGCAGACCAGTTTTTCCTGGCATTTTAACCCTCTCGAGAGGGGTTAACCCCCCTCGCGGGATATCCTACCCGAGAGAACGACAGCCAGCCTTTCTTTTCAAGTTGTGTCCCTGTGAGGTGTTTAGAAGAGTAGCTATTTCTCTATTCCCTATTTCaatttttctgccttctcaAGGCAAAGATGCTTAGCTCTGCTCTTTCAGTATTTTACTGGGGACTTCTCTTGCAAAGAACACGTTTGTGAGCCGAACGAGATTAAACACCTTTCACTTCTGCTATCATTGCTGTGGCTATCCTCCAAAGTACTTATTGAGGTTGGATCAGTGCAGCAAAACCACTGCACTCAGAATCTTAActactgagaaagaaaaaaaaaaaatcctttctcgTCTCTTGAactctttctgctttcttgagGTATCATAACAACTCAGTTTTTCATCCACACTCCAGTCTTCCAGGTTGGATGgaatacagtttattttcttttaaaataagaattagggaattctttcttttccacaattttgttaaaaacattCAAACTCTCCTAATACACCTTAACAACTCGCAgttatacatacatatacaacTCGGCCAccgcaaaaaaaacccaaaacaaaaataaaaaaaaaagaccaaaaacccaaacccaccacAAACAAcgcaaagaaaaggaaaaaaaaaaaaaaaaaaaaaaacaaaaaacaaaaaaacaaaaaaaaacaccagaagCTGAATtccctgtctttttttccctgtctttttttccctgtcttctgCCTCAAATTCCCGGGCGGAGCGCAGCGGGAGCCTTCCCGCCGCTCGGTGCGGCCGCGGCCGTGTCGCACCAGCACCGCCTGCTGCTCCCGGGTCCGCGCTGCACCCGCCGGCGGCACCGGCGGCACGGGTCCTGGTGATAATGAGAGATACCAGCCCCTCAAAGGCGATGCAAGCTGTCAAACATTCCTCTTGCTACCCAAGAATTCGGGTCTCGTGCTGTTCCGACCCTGGAGCCTTATTGCCAGATGACGCTTTACATTTTCACCCTTTGAAGCCACACGAGCTGCGCGGTGAACGCCAGGTATGCGATTTGGAGCTGGTGTTTGCTACCCTTCACAGTGGTCGATGAGAACAGTACTCTGAGCAGAAGGCTTTTATCCAACAGTATTTTTACCAAAGAAATGACACAGAATTGCCTCTGTTCTCTGCCACTTTCTAGTTTGAAATAGGTTTAAGAGAACTCCTAGCTTGCTGGAAAATTATTGAAAGcaaaaaactaattttattcCATACATAGGTTGGACGTGTATTTTGCTTTATATGAAACTGTGTTTCTTTCAGGTGAGTTATGCTTCTAGTGAGCATCCAGCTGCCAGTGTCTGCACTGGGATTTCTCTCCAGAGAAGAACCATTGCCATGGATAAGGACACTAGATTTCCTGTTATTAAGGTGGACATAACCTCCAAGTTATGCATGACATTCATTTGAATTACAGCTTGCCTCTTGTAAGCTAGGCAGTTAATCAACAAGCTATACTGTGACTACACCCTTAAATCAATAGCTGGGAAAACATCACTTCCTCCAAATACTCTGCCTCCCAGCTGCACTCTTTGAAAGGAGTACAAGCCAGAGTTTAGCTGAGCCAGCCCTCTGGCTAATAATCCTGCTTACAAGTTGCAATATTTATAAAACCAGATAATTGGTAGAGGGTTAAACATCAGGCAAGCTGTTCAATTTACAGCATGTTAAGCATTCCTGAAACTGTGATCACTGATATATTTGGGTCAATCAGATGTCTTGTTAGTGCTTTGCAGACATTGCAATGAGCAGCTCAGAGATAAAGGAGAAAGTCTCCAGGCTTCACAGCCCTGTACTGGGGAAGGGAGTGCTGGCTGCTGTCCAGGCCCAGAATTCTAGCAAGCAGAGagataacaaaataatttctggctTCCTTGTGTTGTTTCTtatattaatttgattttagcTGCCTGGCAAAGCTAGGTTCACAGAATACCTGACTGCTGGTGTTTCACACTGTTTTTAGTCTAGGGAAGGGTTTATTCTGCTCATTCCCCTCCTAGCACCCCAGTACCCACCTTCTCAGTGATGTGGAATGTCTCTCATTGCAGACAGCAATTCCTCCCAATAAAGGCAGAAGAAACAGGAACTGAACAGAGGCTTGAAGACTTCTCCCCTGCAGTGAAAATTTTGCATTCAAGACAAATGCCAAACTCAAATGGGCTTTGATAGGATTAGGATCATGGGAAAGCAGATGGGGACTTTATTTTTCTGGACACTGTATCTATGCTGGAGTTGAGAGGTCCTGCCCCAGAAAACAGTCTCTGCTGGTCAAGGAAGGCTGGCAAACCAGGCACAGAGCGAATCTCCATTGCACCAGAGCCCAAAACTATTAGCACCTCCAAAGCAACCAGAGGTCTACCAGTGCtctccagggcaggagggagcctCCTCgatggctggagctgcagctgacaGAGGGGTAACATCTGTagcctgctgcagggaggactGTTCCAGCCATGAATAGGCACCCTCTGGCTCAGGCAAGTTCTGGCCTGTGCTAACATCACATATCTTTGAATGATACTCTCCCACAGCTCAAGGCTTCAGTACAATGCCTCCACCCCCACATTTCAGAGGCATTGCATGGAAGTTATTTCCCAGCACAGACCTTTTTGGACTACCAAAATTAGTCAGTCCCCTCCAGTAATTCCCAGGCTCATGAAATTTTCTCTGCCTTCACTGAGTACCAACAGACAACTTTCTATTCAACACTGGTTTTATTGCATACCCAAAGCCACACCTCACACATCTCAAAGCCAAGTTATTGAGTCTGGTGACTGCCACATCAactgcagcagggatgtgggCTCCTTTCCTGGAGACTGCAGGGGCTGAGGCTGAGCTACTGCTTCATGGGGATCTCTCTCACTAGCACAACACATGAAGCCATTCATTTACTCTACACTATGGTTCAGGATCCCAGGGTGGGATGGGAATAGAGTCCTTTTATTCTGCTCCAGCatattttttctacatttcatttttatacagCTCGTTCCCAGCTTGAGTACTTCTCCAGCTCTATGTGCACCCTTTCTTCTTTATCAGTCAGGTTACCAAACACCTCTATTTCTATCCAGCATTTCCTCAACTGTCCACGAATAGCTTGTTCCCACCCCTGTTTAGCACCTTTGGTTCCTGGCAATGAGTTGGTGCCAGTGAACTCCCAAACTAGTGAGAGCCATTTTTAAAGGGACCACTTGAGATTGCTGTTGGGAAAAGGGCACTGAGTACATGGTGCAATGTGCCTCCACCTGTGGGACTTGGGTCTGCTGTGAAAGCTgctgcagacaggctggagCAAAATTATGCCCTGGCTTCCTCAGTGCTGCACTTTCCTCTCTCTCAACATTTCCTCCCTTTGTATTTTGAGTCTCTGGGTAAGGGTAAATGCGGGTATCAGGAGCTTCCATCAGGGCAGTATCAATTCTCCCCACCCCAGTAACCTACACTGGCTGATTTGAAGGGCTCCCTTCCTGATGATGACGGGTTCCTCCCCATGCAGCCTCCCTGGTGCCAGCTTACTTAGTAGTGAGAGCACCTTATGCTGTCCTTCTGTACTGTCTGAACCCATATCCTCCTGGGGGAAAGGCAGCTCAGGCTCAGATCCTCTTGCCAGTGTAGCCTGTGTGTTTCAACTCTTCCTATTGCAAGGAAGTTACTTAGGCTAGACGGCTAGGGGTGAAGAGCTGTGCCTGCAAAGCTACCTACTACAGGTGCAGGGTTACCTTCAAAACACCTCTGCTGCCAATACAGCTTGTTTCTCCTGAGGAAAGGTGGGGAGTTTGGAATAAACCATACAGGCAACAAGTTAGAGTGCAAAAATGTTATCTGCTAGTGTCACTGTAGGTTATTCTCACACTGGGAGTGCTTGGTACAAACCTATCAGCAGCATAGCCCATGTATATGCCTGACTGGCTCTGTCAAGGTGGATTTGTATTTCTCAGCCTAAAAAATGCATCCCTCATGATGAGATATTCCGACAACTGAAGGGCAGGATTTACAGCTGGTTGTGACTGGGGAAGGGCTGAAGAAGTTAAGGTGCTCTGCATTTCATATCAGGGAGGTGTACTTTAGAAATGTTACCCTGCAGGCATGTTGGCAATTTCTGGAAGTATTTACAAACTTGTCTCAGCCTGGAATAGAGAAATCTGGAAGCTTTTCTGTTGCTTTGACTCTGTACTGATTTCACAGAAAAGCTCTCAGACATATGGGAATatataagtatttttttgttttgttttgctttgttttattttgttttatttgtttgtgggctttttttcaaTCTGATGTACCATGCAGAATATGAAGCTAGGCAATTTCTGTACATAGAATGGAACCTATctcccctgtgctctgggacTCTCTGTTTTTAATATCAAAGCAATAAATGAGTAAGTGCTTCAGCTCTTGTGCCTGGCTCTTGAAAGTGTTCATAAGATATGTCAGGTGCTTGATGATGCAGAGTCTTTTAGGGGATTTGTTCTCATTCCCATTAAAAGTTAatagaaaagatggaaagacaTTTGTGTTATGCTCAGACTGACATTCTCAGGGTCTCTGACAAGCAAACTCTGCAGAACTgtcatgaaagaaataaattgaaatgaTAGGTCAGCTGTCGCCCtgattatcaagagttttctaaagccttctgagtttacattcttgtagagaactttcccacacaactttctgtaaacaacctattgttttgcattctttcatagaggcggagaaatttgatgtacaggtagtttgtccagtgtcgttggagaggtggcacgttcaccctccaatccactggcaccttttgagaactataaaagattggagtcagagaaaataaattagtctcttcatcgtgaccaaagctgtagtgcgtcgtttttccttgtgtcatctggtgacagtCAGCAGCATCCATTATACAAATACAACCCAGCCTCTCCAGACAGTTAATGATTAAGCTGGGAAGATTT
The window above is part of the Vidua macroura isolate BioBank_ID:100142 chromosome 6, ASM2450914v1, whole genome shotgun sequence genome. Proteins encoded here:
- the FJX1 gene encoding four-jointed box protein 1, whose translation is MKRARRAAPGPLPVLGLLLLGALPGLWTVLLRRETAALPELRPPAGQSPGRWGWGRSPAARGESGGGGQKTFRTLLAVPAAATDREERYAEERLAVTNSQPPADTASPVERGIFWSRELEEQVPPGFAAEEAAAWLSAARAARVASLERGGCGRSSNRLARLSDGSRACVRYGINPEQIQGEALSYHLAGVLGMQERLPPMALALVEARGRQWEPVREELRGSHWAEGAVVSLTRWVDNLTAVVAPAPWGAEAGAGRRLQPLSAGELDGLSPSQLVELVQWSDLILFDYLTANFDRLVSNLFSLQWDPRVMRRATSNLLRAPDGGLVFMDNEAGLVHGYRLLAMWDPYNEPLLRSVCVFREGTARRVAELHRRRSAAAELRRRYRAREPLWARLGFLSERQAELLQARVDFVHRHIAHCRAQAAVL